Proteins found in one Actinomycetota bacterium genomic segment:
- a CDS encoding Rrf2 family transcriptional regulator, translated as MLISSKSEYGLRALLDIALNADGAPVNRADIAKRQQIPLPYLTQVLRQLVNGGLLTSNRGPSGGYSLSLDPDDVSILDVVTLLQGPVAPAGCAGAGAAGDCNHLENCGLAGVWSELKSSSENVLAQTTIRDILSGNHAADAGPELEASMKLDCIGDPCPLPIVNIAQTMRSLKPGQVLEVWADDEGAKADIPAWCMGTGNDFIRREEYGDQMKFLIRKLI; from the coding sequence ATGCTCATTTCCTCCAAAAGTGAATATGGCCTTCGCGCCCTTCTTGATATCGCCCTCAACGCCGATGGGGCGCCGGTAAACCGCGCCGATATCGCCAAGAGGCAGCAGATCCCGCTACCTTACCTGACCCAGGTCCTGCGACAGCTCGTCAACGGCGGCCTGCTGACCAGCAACCGCGGGCCTTCGGGCGGCTACTCCCTCAGCCTTGATCCTGACGATGTCAGTATCCTCGACGTCGTGACCCTGCTCCAGGGGCCGGTCGCACCGGCAGGATGTGCTGGAGCCGGCGCCGCCGGAGATTGCAATCACCTTGAAAACTGCGGCCTGGCCGGCGTCTGGTCGGAGCTCAAGAGCAGCAGCGAAAACGTGCTTGCCCAGACCACGATCAGGGACATCCTCTCCGGGAACCATGCGGCGGATGCCGGACCCGAGCTTGAGGCCTCGATGAAGCTCGATTGCATCGGCGATCCCTGCCCACTGCCAATCGTGAATATCGCGCAGACGATGCGCTCGCTGAAACCGGGCCAGGTCCTGGAGGTTTGGGCAGACGATGAAGGGGCAAAGGCAGACATACCAGCCTGGTGCATGGGAACCGGCAACGATTTCATCCGCCGGGAAGAATACGGCGACCAGATGAAGTTCCTGATCCGCAAGCTCATTTAG
- a CDS encoding GAF domain-containing protein — MSIKPKLGLRGKLSILILLIVTALSAVLTFYTSSYLADAINSEYRHRAELVASFIEASLINYNGPSFADHVQSEVDNIIKTNTEIKKISIYSTPGITGPSDTNGNSLSTVEVIASSDRASVGKIADPSHIEPIRSNQTIFAEWEEGNDGLEGGAGSGASQENGTVEMLAPLRTAEGNVIASVGVYLDTAPRDGLIRTQQIRYAIITNLGLLGLLLALCFSLNRMMISPIKKLTQATRQFGFSTWREPLEVNRKDEFGDLSRAFNELAESLDSRDEEVKLLLEASVAVSSALHVDTILQILCDKIADSQKVTYCRISILDPNTNSLIVKASSPTRDMDNWQHGVGESLDLKHARHHADVIKSCLPTVLRKNGQLTVEGSEEEWEWVLTPDTRSALLLPLISKDEAIGVVTLGEVRRWTRTPFSAKKIEFYQTLMNQAAVAIENAQLFERSERHVRELSAMHNISQAFTSTLDYQEVVSVVAQRVGNLIGAQFASVMLPDDEGRHLSIVASYNLSAEYVWTINRKRRIPIGFGPVGLAYTEGKSFAVNNVLSDESYEPWKHLASVQGYSSMIALPLLAKGQSIGVICIYFNEPRYLKDHEMNLLTTAANEAAIAIENARIYENLQDAFVGTIRSLAETIDAKDTYTRGHSERVSLYAEAIARGLGLDGTELHTIRYAGYLHDVGKIGIPDAILSKPGKLTVDEFRVIQTHPVISEKILKPVNFPFPVQSIVRHHHERYDGKGYPDSLAGEEIPLGARILFVADAFEAMTSDRPYRKALTRQMALDELERNKVTQFDPRVVEVFTRIIRSENTIRREAGQSA, encoded by the coding sequence GTGAGTATAAAACCCAAATTGGGCTTGCGTGGCAAGCTGTCAATTCTCATTCTGCTGATAGTGACTGCGCTATCGGCCGTCCTCACCTTCTACACGTCCAGCTACCTGGCGGACGCCATCAATTCGGAATACAGGCATCGCGCCGAACTAGTCGCGAGTTTCATCGAGGCTAGCCTGATAAATTATAATGGCCCGTCCTTTGCCGACCACGTGCAGAGCGAGGTCGACAACATCATCAAGACCAACACCGAGATCAAAAAGATCTCCATCTACTCAACTCCCGGCATTACCGGCCCCTCCGACACAAACGGCAATTCCCTTTCAACCGTTGAAGTAATCGCCAGCAGTGACAGGGCATCCGTTGGCAAGATCGCCGATCCCAGCCACATAGAACCCATAAGATCGAATCAGACCATATTCGCCGAGTGGGAAGAGGGCAACGATGGCCTGGAAGGGGGGGCGGGCAGTGGAGCCTCTCAGGAGAACGGCACGGTCGAGATGCTGGCCCCGCTACGTACCGCTGAAGGCAACGTCATTGCCTCGGTAGGTGTCTATCTCGACACGGCTCCGCGAGACGGCCTTATTCGCACACAGCAGATCCGTTACGCAATTATCACCAACCTGGGACTTCTGGGCCTGCTCCTAGCTTTGTGTTTTTCACTCAACAGGATGATGATCAGTCCGATCAAGAAGCTGACTCAGGCAACTCGCCAGTTCGGATTTTCCACCTGGCGCGAGCCTCTCGAGGTAAATCGCAAGGACGAGTTTGGGGATCTGTCCAGAGCATTTAATGAGCTGGCTGAATCTCTCGACTCACGCGACGAAGAAGTAAAGCTTTTACTAGAGGCAAGTGTGGCTGTGTCTTCAGCTCTGCATGTGGACACGATACTTCAGATACTTTGCGACAAGATCGCCGATTCGCAAAAAGTCACCTATTGCCGCATATCCATTCTTGATCCCAACACAAACTCACTGATCGTCAAAGCATCTTCCCCAACGCGAGACATGGATAACTGGCAGCATGGCGTGGGTGAGAGCCTCGATCTCAAACATGCCCGCCATCACGCCGACGTGATCAAATCGTGCCTGCCAACCGTATTGCGCAAGAACGGACAGCTCACGGTCGAGGGCTCGGAAGAGGAGTGGGAATGGGTCCTGACTCCCGATACGAGGTCGGCGCTGCTGCTTCCTCTGATCTCGAAAGATGAAGCCATCGGAGTCGTGACCCTGGGCGAAGTCAGGCGTTGGACCCGCACGCCTTTCAGCGCCAAGAAAATCGAGTTCTATCAAACATTGATGAACCAGGCGGCGGTCGCCATAGAGAACGCTCAACTCTTCGAGAGGTCCGAGCGTCATGTGCGTGAGCTCTCTGCCATGCACAATATCAGCCAGGCTTTCACTTCCACACTCGATTATCAGGAAGTCGTCAGCGTCGTCGCACAACGTGTCGGCAATCTGATAGGGGCGCAGTTTGCCTCAGTCATGTTGCCTGACGATGAAGGCCGGCACTTGAGCATCGTCGCCAGCTACAACCTTTCCGCTGAGTATGTGTGGACGATAAACAGGAAACGCCGCATCCCGATCGGCTTTGGACCGGTGGGTCTGGCGTACACCGAAGGAAAATCGTTTGCCGTCAACAACGTGCTCTCTGATGAGAGCTATGAGCCCTGGAAGCACCTGGCCAGCGTCCAGGGTTACTCGTCGATGATAGCTCTGCCGTTGCTGGCCAAGGGACAAAGCATCGGCGTCATCTGCATTTACTTCAATGAGCCGCGTTATCTCAAGGACCATGAGATGAACCTGCTGACCACTGCTGCCAACGAAGCGGCAATAGCCATCGAGAACGCCAGGATCTACGAGAATCTTCAGGACGCCTTCGTGGGCACCATCCGTTCGCTGGCGGAGACTATCGACGCCAAGGACACTTACACCAGGGGCCATTCCGAGCGTGTCTCTCTTTATGCTGAAGCCATAGCCCGTGGCCTGGGGCTCGATGGCACCGAATTGCATACGATTCGATACGCCGGCTATCTTCACGACGTCGGCAAGATCGGTATTCCTGACGCGATCCTGTCCAAACCCGGCAAGCTGACAGTCGATGAATTCCGTGTAATCCAGACGCATCCTGTCATCAGTGAGAAGATTCTCAAGCCGGTGAACTTCCCCTTCCCGGTTCAATCCATCGTGCGTCATCATCACGAACGTTACGACGGCAAGGGCTATCCTGACAGTCTCGCCGGGGAAGAAATACCGCTCGGTGCGAGGATACTTTTTGTCGCAGACGCGTTTGAAGCCATGACCTCCGACCGGCCATACCGCAAGGCCCTGACCCGGCAGATGGCACTGGATGAGCTCGAGCGCAACAAGGTCACGCAATTCGATCCCAGGGTTGTAGAAGTGTTCACCCGGATCATCAGATCGGAAAATACCATTAGAAGAGAAGCAGGACAGAGCGCCTGA
- a CDS encoding M23 family metallopeptidase — MMWKRIVGSIVALFIFNVTGPFMTSALAVCAVDPPIPADGLAWPASGPVVNSWSLDCARDSGHRGIDIDVPSGAQITASAGGAVIFTGYTPGESGGTTVSIEHPGGLRTTYLHLTALEVSEGQYVAKGQPLGKSDGRPLHFGLKIAGARERYFNPADYLPAIAAGASEPGQTAPDEAPIETPVVPEPAGPADGYASVTAPAAAPAETSAKESPAATAPALAATQVSDASPVATPTPSRTSNRDTTVLGAQSVRAVPALPSFSRETAPFQHAVLEPGGESVHQWTPSSGAARTPLYAVALAGGVLLIVFAGGGMGRMAGNPASC, encoded by the coding sequence ATGATGTGGAAGCGGATCGTTGGAAGTATTGTCGCCTTATTCATCTTCAACGTCACGGGGCCGTTCATGACTTCGGCCCTTGCGGTATGTGCGGTCGATCCGCCCATACCGGCAGATGGACTGGCATGGCCTGCCAGCGGACCGGTAGTCAATTCCTGGAGCCTTGATTGCGCCCGTGACTCCGGACACAGAGGCATCGACATAGATGTTCCCTCCGGAGCTCAGATCACCGCCAGCGCCGGCGGTGCAGTCATATTTACCGGATACACGCCGGGTGAATCGGGAGGCACAACGGTCTCTATCGAGCATCCCGGCGGACTCAGGACCACCTATCTCCATTTGACCGCGTTGGAGGTATCCGAGGGGCAGTACGTCGCCAAGGGACAGCCGCTTGGGAAATCGGATGGAAGACCGCTCCACTTCGGCCTCAAGATCGCCGGAGCCCGTGAGCGCTATTTCAATCCGGCGGACTATTTGCCTGCAATAGCTGCTGGAGCTTCCGAACCCGGCCAGACAGCGCCGGACGAAGCTCCGATTGAGACGCCGGTCGTTCCCGAGCCGGCAGGCCCCGCGGATGGATACGCCTCTGTTACCGCTCCCGCTGCAGCCCCGGCCGAAACCAGCGCCAAGGAAAGTCCGGCAGCCACAGCGCCGGCATTGGCAGCAACCCAGGTTTCTGACGCGTCTCCTGTCGCCACGCCCACGCCATCCCGCACATCGAACCGGGACACCACGGTTTTGGGTGCTCAGTCCGTGCGGGCAGTTCCGGCGCTGCCATCATTCTCCAGGGAAACAGCGCCTTTTCAACATGCAGTTTTGGAGCCTGGCGGTGAGTCTGTGCACCAGTGGACGCCGTCGTCCGGCGCTGCCCGGACTCCACTTTACGCCGTCGCTCTGGCCGGCGGCGTGCTTCTGATTGTGTTTGCCGGAGGTGGGATGGGCAGGATGGCAGGCAACCCGGCCAGCTGTTAA
- a CDS encoding TatD family hydrolase → MPPLVDSHAHLDLLEDPQSALTAARQAGVEKIIAVGIDLVSSRMAVDFSAASEEVYASVGIHPHDAANVDDKALSELQSLAASDKVVAIGETGLDYYRDRAPRESQKAAFIEHMELARRTGLALIVHSREATEDVMQMLDKHAAGLTVILHCFSLHGHVEECAERGYFMSVAGNVTFKNAAGLREAVVKIPQELLLTETDSPYLSPVPNRGKKNQPAWVASVLEEIARLRAVDAGLLAGAVLRNFQAAFSATAP, encoded by the coding sequence ATGCCGCCCCTGGTCGACAGCCACGCCCACCTGGACCTGCTCGAGGACCCCCAAAGCGCCCTGACCGCGGCGCGCCAGGCCGGCGTCGAGAAGATCATCGCGGTCGGCATCGATCTGGTTTCCAGCCGCATGGCTGTGGATTTCTCGGCCGCAAGCGAAGAGGTTTATGCCTCTGTGGGGATCCACCCCCACGATGCTGCAAACGTCGATGACAAGGCACTGTCCGAGTTACAATCGCTCGCCGCATCGGACAAAGTCGTCGCCATCGGGGAGACCGGCCTCGATTATTACCGCGACCGGGCGCCCCGCGAGAGCCAGAAAGCCGCTTTTATCGAGCACATGGAGCTCGCTCGACGGACAGGCCTGGCCCTGATAGTCCATTCACGCGAAGCCACAGAAGACGTCATGCAAATGTTGGACAAACATGCCGCCGGTCTCACAGTCATACTGCACTGCTTCTCCCTTCACGGACACGTAGAGGAATGCGCCGAGCGGGGCTATTTCATGTCTGTCGCCGGCAATGTTACCTTCAAGAACGCAGCCGGGCTGCGTGAGGCGGTAGTAAAGATCCCGCAAGAGCTGCTTCTCACTGAGACCGACTCTCCCTATCTGTCACCCGTCCCGAATCGGGGCAAGAAGAACCAGCCAGCCTGGGTCGCCAGCGTCCTTGAGGAGATCGCCCGCCTGCGCGCCGTCGACGCCGGCCTGCTGGCCGGAGCAGTGCTCAGGAATTTTCAGGCCGCGTTCAGCGCCACCGCGCCTTGA
- a CDS encoding UDP-N-acetylmuramoyl-L-alanyl-D-glutamate--2,6-diaminopimelate ligase, which produces MNPLKKRLRLVSSRTKKLDEILRGMPGILRAEATAGVEITGLAYDSRRVRPGYLFSAVPGFKIDGHEFAGQAREAGAAAILTGRWLEDAGLPQIQVESVRKAMALAARNFWDSPSRSLTLIGVTGTNGKTTTTYLIDSILRENGMTTGLIGGIEYRIGEHSFESKRTTPEAIDLDRMLADMSGAGVNAAAIEVSSHGIDLYRVAWLDFSVAVFTNLTRDHLDLHGDMEKYYQSKRSLFTGTLDDPRNPDAVPSGQVPAAAINIDGEYGLRLARELSERGDALPGAADGKPAIPVTFGINADAVVRAGNIEYAGWETRFDLLTPSGQAPVVLKIPGAYNLENSLAAAAAATALAIPVEATAAGLSASPGAPGRFEPVDIDAPFRVVVDYAHNEDGLSKALTNARALTPGKVIIVFGSPGERDRDKRPGMGRVAGDMSDLAILTTDDCYGEPPEQILNETEAGLLESDTHFFRIPDRRQAIEAAIEAAREGDTILIAGKGHETRQIMATGSVPFNDREVVLDIIGAKNRE; this is translated from the coding sequence GTGAATCCGCTTAAGAAGCGGCTGCGTTTGGTTTCCTCACGTACGAAAAAGCTTGATGAAATCCTGCGGGGCATGCCCGGCATTCTCAGAGCCGAGGCAACCGCGGGCGTCGAGATAACAGGCCTGGCTTACGATTCCCGGCGGGTAAGGCCGGGATACTTGTTCAGCGCCGTTCCCGGCTTCAAGATCGACGGGCATGAATTCGCCGGGCAGGCGCGGGAAGCCGGCGCCGCCGCAATACTGACCGGGCGCTGGCTCGAAGACGCAGGGCTGCCACAGATTCAGGTAGAGTCCGTCCGCAAGGCGATGGCGCTGGCCGCCCGAAATTTTTGGGATAGCCCCTCGCGCAGCCTGACGCTCATCGGCGTCACGGGCACCAACGGCAAGACGACGACCACCTACCTGATAGATTCCATCCTCAGGGAAAATGGAATGACTACCGGTCTCATAGGTGGTATCGAATACCGCATCGGCGAACATAGCTTCGAGTCCAAACGCACGACTCCGGAAGCTATCGATCTGGACCGCATGCTTGCGGACATGTCCGGCGCCGGCGTCAATGCCGCCGCCATCGAGGTCTCTTCCCATGGAATCGATCTCTACCGCGTCGCCTGGCTCGACTTTTCCGTCGCGGTCTTCACCAATCTTACACGCGATCATCTGGATCTTCATGGAGACATGGAGAAGTATTATCAGTCCAAGCGCAGCCTGTTCACCGGCACACTCGACGATCCCCGAAATCCCGACGCCGTGCCCTCGGGCCAGGTGCCGGCGGCAGCAATAAATATCGACGGTGAGTATGGCCTGCGGCTGGCCCGCGAGCTTTCAGAAAGAGGAGACGCTCTCCCTGGCGCCGCCGATGGAAAACCGGCAATACCGGTCACGTTCGGCATCAACGCCGATGCCGTCGTCCGCGCCGGCAACATCGAATACGCAGGCTGGGAAACCCGCTTCGACCTGTTGACTCCCTCGGGCCAGGCGCCCGTAGTGCTGAAGATTCCCGGCGCCTACAATCTCGAGAACTCGCTCGCTGCCGCGGCCGCGGCAACGGCGCTGGCGATCCCGGTGGAAGCAACTGCCGCGGGGCTTTCTGCTTCGCCGGGCGCCCCCGGCCGTTTCGAACCTGTCGACATCGACGCGCCTTTCCGGGTGGTGGTGGATTACGCCCACAACGAAGACGGACTGTCAAAAGCCCTTACTAATGCGCGAGCGCTTACCCCCGGGAAGGTCATAATCGTCTTCGGCAGCCCGGGCGAACGCGACCGTGACAAGCGGCCGGGTATGGGAAGGGTCGCCGGCGACATGTCCGACCTGGCGATCCTTACCACGGATGACTGCTACGGTGAGCCGCCTGAACAGATCCTCAACGAAACCGAAGCCGGCCTGCTGGAGTCTGATACGCATTTCTTCAGAATCCCGGACCGCAGACAGGCGATTGAAGCTGCGATCGAGGCCGCTCGTGAGGGGGACACGATCCTCATTGCCGGCAAGGGCCACGAAACCCGTCAGATCATGGCGACAGGCTCCGTGCCTTTTAACGACCGTGAAGTGGTGCTGGATATTATCGGCGCCAAGAACCGTGAGTAA
- the nifU gene encoding Fe-S cluster assembly scaffold protein NifU codes for MYTEQVMDHFQNPRNMGEVDNPDGVGEVGNPQCGDVMRITIKVDAGERIEDVKFKTLGCGAAIATSSMVTELAKGKTLEEAQEISKKAVADALGGLPPQKMHCSNLASDGLKKAIEDYRSKHPAK; via the coding sequence ATGTATACAGAACAGGTGATGGATCACTTCCAAAACCCCCGTAACATGGGAGAAGTCGATAACCCTGATGGAGTCGGAGAGGTGGGGAATCCTCAATGCGGGGACGTAATGCGCATCACCATCAAGGTAGATGCCGGCGAGCGCATCGAGGACGTCAAGTTCAAGACGCTGGGATGCGGCGCCGCTATTGCTACCAGCAGCATGGTGACCGAGCTGGCCAAGGGAAAGACACTCGAGGAGGCACAGGAAATATCCAAGAAAGCCGTTGCTGACGCCCTGGGAGGCTTGCCGCCGCAGAAAATGCACTGCTCGAACCTTGCCTCCGACGGACTTAAAAAAGCCATCGAGGATTATCGTTCGAAACATCCTGCAAAATGA
- a CDS encoding AI-2E family transporter — translation MPSVRKKILVPRYVQYILLPLALVLGVWFISILRTIIIMFLLAAIIAFVLDQPVSLLQDRLRFPRVLAVVVVWLVLLGIVAGLIALIIPNVISELNYLIDHIPEYTSRTESIAQDVQRWFTELDVPYKPDITPSDIAGKLASGGEAVATRALGFAELLFNTGLNAFLIFVISIYMLIDARRLRQVVKNSFPPQFRDDAVLLFGRMQHALGSYLRGQLLISTVMGILGGIIAFYGGAGAYVFIIAVWVAITEVVPLIGPFIGAAPAVVLAYFIVSPGRALIVALLFLAVQQLEGHLLVPKIMGKSVGVHPLWVMFAVLSGASIGGLAGGLLAVPMVAIIKTVIDFCREEMILEKWERPLLEKKSVEEGESA, via the coding sequence ATGCCTTCGGTCAGGAAAAAGATTCTGGTTCCCAGGTACGTGCAATACATCCTGCTGCCGCTGGCCCTCGTGCTCGGTGTATGGTTTATCAGCATCCTGCGCACGATCATCATCATGTTTCTGCTGGCGGCGATTATCGCCTTCGTGCTCGACCAGCCGGTAAGCCTGCTGCAGGACAGGCTTCGGTTCCCTAGGGTCCTGGCGGTCGTGGTCGTGTGGCTGGTCCTGCTCGGCATCGTTGCCGGGCTGATCGCGCTCATCATCCCCAACGTCATCTCCGAGCTGAACTATCTGATCGACCATATTCCGGAATACACATCGCGCACCGAATCGATTGCCCAGGATGTGCAGAGATGGTTCACGGAGCTCGACGTCCCCTACAAACCTGACATCACTCCGTCCGACATCGCCGGCAAACTGGCGAGTGGAGGCGAGGCGGTCGCCACACGCGCCCTGGGTTTTGCCGAGCTCCTGTTCAACACCGGCCTCAACGCCTTCCTGATCTTTGTCATCAGCATCTACATGCTTATCGATGCCCGGCGCCTGCGCCAGGTCGTCAAGAATTCTTTTCCGCCGCAGTTCAGGGATGACGCCGTGCTGCTGTTCGGACGCATGCAGCATGCGCTTGGCAGCTATCTGCGCGGCCAGCTGCTGATCTCCACGGTCATGGGGATCCTCGGGGGCATCATCGCCTTTTACGGAGGCGCTGGCGCCTACGTCTTCATCATCGCCGTCTGGGTGGCTATCACCGAGGTTGTCCCCCTGATCGGACCCTTCATCGGCGCCGCTCCGGCCGTCGTCCTGGCGTATTTCATCGTCAGTCCCGGCCGGGCGCTGATCGTGGCGCTGCTGTTCCTGGCGGTCCAGCAGCTGGAGGGCCACCTGCTTGTTCCCAAGATCATGGGCAAGAGCGTCGGCGTCCATCCTCTCTGGGTGATGTTCGCGGTGCTTAGCGGAGCCAGCATCGGCGGGCTCGCCGGCGGCCTGCTGGCAGTGCCGATGGTCGCCATCATCAAGACGGTCATCGATTTCTGCCGCGAAGAGATGATCCTGGAAAAATGGGAGCGCCCGCTTCTGGAAAAGAAGTCAGTCGAGGAAGGTGAATCCGCTTAA
- a CDS encoding IscS subfamily cysteine desulfurase, giving the protein MDRAIFLDNAATTRTDPEVLEAMGEWLGDNFGSPATLYAFGSQAKQAIEAARQHVADLIGSDQKDVYFTSGATEANNWAIKGVAEALEEKGKHIITNQAEHHSILMPCGYLEKKGWDVTYLPVDGDGLVDPADVEKAIREDTVLVTMVHANHEIGTIQPIAEIGAITREKGVYLHVNAAQSVGHVPVDVAAMSCDLLSISGHKFYGPKGVGALYVKRGVRIVPLLHGGGQEKKRRAGTHNVPGIVGLGKASELARKNLASEAERLTTLRDYIIGKIESNMEDIRLNGHRTKRLPNNVNVSIEGIEGESIMLSLSYPTAENARPVFVSTGSACVSGTLEPSHILLALGLPAELAHGSVRISLSRHDTREDADYALDSLFAVSERLRSMSPVYKRGSKQCASGSGEGCDCEAAS; this is encoded by the coding sequence ATGGATAGAGCGATATTCCTCGATAATGCGGCAACTACCCGTACCGATCCCGAGGTCCTCGAGGCCATGGGCGAATGGCTGGGGGACAACTTCGGCAGCCCCGCTACCCTTTACGCCTTCGGCTCGCAGGCAAAGCAGGCCATCGAGGCCGCCCGCCAGCACGTCGCCGATCTGATCGGCTCCGACCAGAAGGACGTTTATTTCACCAGCGGAGCCACCGAAGCCAACAACTGGGCCATCAAGGGTGTCGCAGAAGCTCTGGAGGAAAAAGGAAAGCACATCATCACCAACCAGGCGGAGCATCATTCCATCCTCATGCCCTGCGGCTATCTGGAGAAGAAAGGCTGGGATGTCACTTACCTGCCCGTCGACGGCGACGGCCTGGTAGATCCCGCTGACGTGGAAAAAGCTATCCGCGAGGACACGGTACTGGTCACCATGGTTCACGCCAACCACGAGATCGGCACCATACAGCCCATCGCTGAGATCGGCGCCATCACGCGGGAAAAGGGTGTCTATCTGCACGTCAACGCCGCACAGTCCGTGGGCCATGTCCCCGTCGACGTCGCGGCCATGTCGTGCGACCTCCTGTCGATTTCCGGACACAAATTTTACGGTCCCAAGGGCGTGGGCGCACTATATGTTAAAAGAGGCGTGCGGATCGTCCCGCTTCTCCACGGTGGCGGCCAGGAGAAAAAGCGCCGCGCCGGCACACATAACGTCCCCGGCATCGTCGGTCTCGGCAAGGCGTCGGAACTGGCCAGGAAGAACCTGGCCTCGGAAGCGGAGAGGCTGACGACACTAAGGGATTACATCATTGGGAAGATCGAAAGCAATATGGAAGACATCCGCCTGAACGGCCACCGGACCAAACGCCTTCCAAACAACGTCAACGTCTCTATCGAAGGCATCGAGGGCGAGTCGATCATGCTATCGCTCTCCTACCCGACGGCAGAGAACGCCCGCCCGGTCTTTGTTTCAACCGGTTCCGCCTGCGTATCCGGCACCCTGGAGCCTTCACACATCCTGCTGGCGCTGGGTTTGCCGGCCGAACTGGCGCATGGCTCGGTCCGCATCAGCCTGTCGAGGCACGACACCCGTGAGGATGCCGATTACGCCCTGGATTCCCTGTTTGCGGTTTCTGAAAGGCTGAGAAGTATGTCACCGGTATACAAGCGCGGATCGAAGCAGTGTGCCAGCGGTTCCGGCGAAGGCTGTGATTGCGAGGCTGCCAGCTGA
- the metG gene encoding methionine--tRNA ligase produces the protein MNRFYVTTPIYYVNDVPHIGHAYTTIAADVLARHHRQMGDEVFFLTGTDEHGNPAAKAARKRGLTPMEHANEMVVKFRELVERVNATNDFFIRTTDLEHIQAVQKFIQKLYDKGDIYLKSYSGLYCTSCEAFYSEKELFDGKCPDHGTVPETVEEENYFFRLSAYQQQLLDYYDSHADFVKPATRFNEARSFIEHGLEDISISRATLEWGIPVPWDESQVVYVWVDALLNYITALHYARKNEDLVSRFWPADYHLMAKDILKFHAVIWPALLMASDYDLPRHLFVHGYLLLGGQKMSKTRGNVLDPFEIIDRYGVDPFRFYCFREVAFGQDGVISMEGFESRYNSELANDLGNLVSRTVAMIAKYNDSLVPEPAAGDEDFSGAVQQLTIDTGKALTEVDLTGCLEKIWQFVRSLNKYVEDSAPWNLAKDEASRGQLNTVLYNLVEGLRVTAILLHPFMPASTCEILRRLGHASDSDALARSNADWGGAKPGARVESGSPLFPKLAT, from the coding sequence TTGAACAGATTCTATGTGACAACTCCCATCTACTACGTCAATGACGTTCCCCATATCGGGCACGCCTACACGACTATTGCCGCTGACGTCCTGGCGCGCCATCACCGCCAGATGGGCGACGAGGTATTCTTCCTGACAGGTACCGACGAACACGGCAACCCTGCTGCCAAAGCCGCCCGCAAGCGTGGGCTGACGCCGATGGAGCATGCGAACGAGATGGTCGTGAAATTCAGGGAGCTGGTGGAGAGGGTCAACGCCACGAACGACTTCTTCATCCGCACTACCGACCTCGAACACATCCAGGCGGTACAGAAGTTCATCCAGAAGCTTTACGACAAGGGAGACATCTACCTCAAATCCTATAGCGGACTCTATTGCACTTCCTGTGAAGCCTTCTATTCAGAGAAAGAGCTCTTTGACGGTAAGTGCCCCGATCATGGAACCGTGCCCGAGACCGTCGAGGAAGAGAACTATTTCTTCCGCCTGTCCGCCTATCAGCAACAGCTGCTCGATTACTATGATTCGCACGCCGATTTCGTTAAGCCGGCCACACGCTTCAATGAGGCCCGCAGCTTTATCGAGCATGGGCTCGAGGACATCAGTATCAGCCGCGCTACGCTTGAATGGGGCATACCCGTTCCCTGGGACGAGAGCCAGGTCGTATACGTCTGGGTGGACGCGCTTCTTAATTACATAACCGCGCTGCATTACGCCAGAAAGAACGAAGACCTCGTTTCCCGTTTCTGGCCTGCGGATTATCACCTGATGGCCAAGGACATCCTCAAATTCCACGCCGTTATCTGGCCGGCCCTGCTGATGGCCTCGGATTACGACCTCCCGCGCCATCTGTTCGTCCACGGATATCTGCTGCTTGGCGGGCAGAAGATGAGCAAGACCCGCGGCAACGTCCTCGACCCCTTCGAGATAATCGACAGATACGGGGTCGACCCCTTCCGGTTCTACTGTTTCCGGGAGGTCGCCTTTGGCCAGGACGGCGTGATCTCCATGGAAGGCTTCGAGTCGCGGTACAACTCCGAGCTGGCCAACGACCTGGGCAACCTCGTCAGCCGCACCGTCGCCATGATCGCCAAATATAACGATTCGCTGGTGCCGGAGCCGGCCGCCGGCGATGAGGATTTCTCCGGCGCAGTCCAACAGCTCACCATCGATACCGGCAAGGCACTCACGGAAGTCGACCTGACCGGCTGTCTGGAGAAGATCTGGCAATTCGTGCGTTCGCTCAACAAGTATGTGGAAGACAGCGCCCCCTGGAACCTGGCAAAGGATGAGGCCAGCCGCGGACAGCTGAACACCGTACTCTACAACCTCGTCGAAGGGTTGCGCGTAACCGCCATACTCCTGCATCCATTCATGCCCGCATCTACGTGCGAGATACTCAGGCGCCTGGGGCACGCCTCTGACAGCGACGCCCTCGCCCGCTCCAATGCCGACTGGGGAGGGGCAAAACCGGGAGCCCGCGTAGAAAGCGGCTCGCCGCTATTCCCCAAACTGGCCACTTAG